The Pseudomonas sp. DG56-2 genome contains a region encoding:
- a CDS encoding response regulator, whose product MLAQRTECETGSGLMDIKFTNRLSFKQARLTVLVGFILGTLLSLIQIGIDYASEDASINREMQALLQISHNPASRIAYNIDAELAQELAGGLLQSPAIIRARLIDNNDTVLADVQRPREKSSYRFISDFLFGENRQFEHPLFLSSMPTENLGTLYLEVDTFAFGNHFLKRAEITLLNGFIRSLVLTLILMALFYFMLTKPLVRIISALANRDSRQPEQSKLSFPPGHEQDEIGVLVKVANQQFVSMATEIQQRRNAENRLTTYLNELEDAVSARTNELKTSNARLSQTNDELDAARRRALDMAQARAAFLANMSHEIRTPLNGLLGMIALSLDSPLNAEQRQQLSIAHDSGKVLVELLNDILDLSKFDAGQLELERIPFDLGAMVEDTANLLSQNAAPSVELTCLIDPQFPAMVVGDPTRVRQIISNLLSNALKFTRFGRVDVRLRAHPGGVRLDVCDTGIGIPHEAQARIFQPFIQAGAGITRQYGGTGLGLALTNNLCEAMQGRLSINSQAGFGSQFSAELPLLCHSPAVPAAPLHGKVAILTNPGSGLAELLQMLLPGWGLDHRRYEHAEAIGEPPPDLLITDDLDSLLDLRPKIAAPILLVTAYGNFLPSDQAAQLAPLQQLARPLARNALYQILRRTLHGTDSAHASAQNSTSQSERRARILLVEDNPVNQLVAKGMLVKLGCEVSISANGAQALEQLEHSAFDMVLMDCNMPVMDGYEASRRIRQSGRWPNLPIVALTANAMPEERERCRAAGMNDYLAKPFRREELLALIDHWAPLVTI is encoded by the coding sequence ATGCTTGCGCAGCGCACGGAATGTGAAACTGGCTCGGGTCTCATGGATATCAAGTTCACCAATCGCCTGTCCTTCAAGCAAGCCCGGCTGACGGTCCTGGTCGGCTTCATCCTGGGTACATTGCTTAGTCTCATCCAGATTGGTATCGATTATGCCAGCGAAGACGCCTCCATCAACCGTGAGATGCAAGCGCTGCTACAAATCAGTCACAACCCGGCCTCACGCATCGCCTACAACATCGACGCGGAACTGGCGCAGGAGCTGGCCGGTGGCCTGCTGCAATCTCCGGCGATTATCCGCGCGCGCCTGATCGACAACAACGACACGGTGCTGGCCGACGTCCAGCGTCCACGCGAAAAAAGCAGCTACCGGTTTATCAGCGACTTTCTGTTCGGCGAGAACCGGCAGTTCGAGCACCCGCTGTTTCTGAGCAGTATGCCGACTGAAAACCTCGGCACCCTTTACCTGGAAGTCGACACCTTCGCCTTCGGCAACCACTTCCTCAAGCGCGCCGAGATCACCCTGCTCAATGGCTTCATACGCAGCCTGGTGCTAACCCTGATTCTCATGGCATTGTTCTACTTCATGCTGACCAAGCCCCTGGTTCGCATCATCAGTGCCCTCGCTAACCGCGATTCACGACAACCGGAACAATCCAAACTGTCTTTCCCACCGGGCCATGAGCAGGATGAGATCGGGGTACTGGTCAAAGTCGCCAACCAGCAGTTTGTCAGCATGGCGACCGAAATCCAGCAACGGCGCAATGCGGAAAACCGCTTGACCACTTACCTCAATGAGCTGGAAGACGCTGTTTCGGCCCGCACCAATGAGCTCAAGACCAGCAACGCGCGCTTGAGCCAGACTAATGACGAACTCGATGCAGCACGGCGGCGCGCCCTGGACATGGCTCAGGCACGAGCGGCCTTTCTGGCCAACATGAGCCACGAGATTCGCACCCCCCTCAATGGCCTGCTGGGCATGATCGCCCTGTCGCTGGACAGCCCGCTCAATGCCGAGCAGCGTCAGCAACTATCGATTGCCCACGACTCAGGCAAAGTCCTGGTAGAACTGCTCAATGACATTCTTGACCTGTCCAAATTCGATGCCGGCCAACTGGAACTCGAACGCATCCCCTTCGACCTTGGCGCCATGGTTGAAGACACGGCCAACCTGCTGTCCCAGAACGCCGCCCCCAGCGTCGAACTGACTTGCCTGATCGACCCACAGTTTCCCGCCATGGTAGTGGGCGACCCCACCCGGGTACGGCAAATTATCAGCAACCTGCTGTCCAACGCGCTCAAGTTCACCCGCTTCGGGCGTGTCGATGTACGCCTGCGCGCCCACCCAGGGGGGGTACGCCTGGACGTCTGCGACACAGGTATCGGTATACCCCACGAAGCCCAGGCGCGAATCTTCCAGCCCTTTATCCAGGCCGGTGCAGGTATCACCCGCCAGTATGGCGGCACCGGCCTGGGCCTGGCCTTGACCAATAATCTCTGCGAAGCCATGCAGGGCCGCTTGAGCATCAACTCGCAGGCCGGCTTCGGCAGCCAGTTCAGCGCTGAACTCCCCCTGCTCTGCCACTCTCCGGCAGTACCGGCAGCCCCCCTGCACGGCAAAGTGGCCATCCTCACCAACCCTGGTAGCGGACTGGCCGAGTTGCTGCAAATGTTATTACCTGGCTGGGGACTGGACCATCGACGCTATGAACACGCCGAAGCGATTGGCGAGCCCCCTCCCGACCTGTTGATTACCGACGACCTCGACAGCCTGCTCGACCTGCGTCCAAAGATCGCGGCACCGATTCTGTTGGTAACCGCCTATGGCAACTTTCTGCCCAGCGACCAGGCTGCGCAACTGGCGCCATTGCAACAACTGGCGCGACCGCTGGCACGCAATGCCCTGTACCAGATTCTGCGCCGCACACTTCATGGTACCGACAGCGCTCACGCCAGCGCACAGAACAGCACCTCGCAGAGCGAGCGCCGCGCGCGCATTCTGCTGGTGGAAGACAATCCGGTTAATCAGCTGGTGGCCAAGGGCATGCTAGTCAAGCTGGGCTGCGAAGTGAGTATTTCCGCCAACGGCGCCCAGGCCCTGGAGCAGTTGGAGCACAGCGCTTTTGACATGGTGCTGATGGATTGCAATATGCCGGTCATGGACGGCTACGAGGCGAGCCGCAGAATCCGTCAGAGCGGACGTTGGCCGAACCTGCCTATCGTCGCCCTGACGGCCAATGCCATGCCCGAGGAACGTGAGCGCTGCCGCGCCGCAGGCATGAATGACTATCTGGCCAAGCCCTTCCGTCGTGAAGAGCTATTGGCCTTGATCGATCACTGGGCGCCGCTGGTGACTATTTGA
- a CDS encoding ATP-binding protein, translating into MDSRLNSFLERAETVLARLEPLLPALRQQIDWSQCLAARWQRDGRSGYLLPLDVNLDMRLSDLIGVDQQREQLGRNTRQFLDGMPANHALLWGARGTGKSSLVRALLAEHAKAGLRLIEIERDNLADLPRVVEQLSKVPQRFVLFCDDLSFEAGEGDYRVLKSVLDGSLEQAPDNVLLYATSNRRHLVPEKQSDNENWKMIDGELHPNEAVEDKIALSDRFGLWLSFYPFTQEHFLNVVEHWIGQLAASAGLTWQRSEELDILAVRWATSRGNRNGRCAYQFARYWVGLQLLEQKR; encoded by the coding sequence GTGGACTCTCGTTTGAATTCGTTCCTGGAGCGCGCCGAAACCGTGCTGGCCCGCCTTGAACCGCTATTGCCCGCACTGCGCCAGCAGATCGACTGGAGTCAGTGCCTGGCCGCACGCTGGCAGCGTGACGGTCGCAGTGGCTACTTGCTGCCGCTGGACGTCAATCTCGACATGCGCCTGTCTGACCTTATCGGTGTGGATCAACAACGGGAGCAACTGGGACGCAACACGCGCCAGTTCCTTGATGGCATGCCCGCCAACCATGCGCTGCTCTGGGGGGCGCGCGGCACCGGCAAGTCGTCGCTGGTGCGTGCTTTGTTGGCTGAGCATGCCAAGGCAGGCTTGCGCCTGATTGAAATCGAGCGCGATAACCTGGCAGACCTGCCGCGCGTAGTCGAGCAATTGAGCAAGGTGCCCCAGCGTTTTGTGCTGTTTTGCGACGACCTCTCGTTCGAGGCCGGGGAGGGCGACTACCGGGTGCTCAAGAGTGTCCTCGATGGCTCGCTGGAACAGGCGCCTGACAACGTGCTGTTGTACGCAACCTCGAACCGTCGGCACCTGGTGCCGGAAAAACAGAGTGATAACGAAAACTGGAAAATGATCGACGGTGAACTGCACCCCAACGAGGCGGTGGAGGACAAGATCGCCTTGTCCGACCGTTTTGGACTGTGGTTGTCGTTCTATCCCTTCACCCAGGAACACTTTCTCAATGTTGTCGAGCACTGGATCGGCCAACTGGCTGCCAGTGCCGGGCTGACTTGGCAGCGAAGTGAAGAGCTGGACATTCTCGCCGTGCGCTGGGCAACCAGTCGCGGTAACCGTAACGGCCGTTGTGCCTATCAGTTCGCTCGCTACTGGGTTGGACTGCAATTGTTGGAGCAGAAAAGATGA
- a CDS encoding GAF domain-containing protein, protein MIDLNASGAGLEGYGLLAAQLEALFADERDFIANAAQFSAFLYSQVEDLNWAGFYLNRNEELVLGPFQGQVACVRIPFGRGVCGAAAASRETQRVEDVHAFPGHIACDSASNSELVIPLVKEGRLIGVLDLDSPRLARFGTADQAGLERLAAIFLRLTDC, encoded by the coding sequence ATGATCGACCTCAACGCCTCTGGCGCAGGTCTGGAAGGCTATGGCTTGCTGGCTGCGCAGCTGGAAGCCTTGTTTGCCGATGAGCGTGATTTCATTGCCAATGCCGCGCAGTTTTCGGCTTTTCTCTACAGTCAAGTTGAAGACTTGAACTGGGCAGGCTTTTACCTCAACCGCAACGAAGAGCTGGTGCTGGGGCCGTTCCAGGGCCAGGTTGCCTGCGTGCGTATCCCGTTTGGTCGAGGTGTGTGCGGCGCGGCGGCGGCCAGTCGGGAAACCCAGCGCGTTGAAGATGTGCATGCGTTCCCCGGGCATATTGCCTGCGACAGCGCATCGAACAGCGAACTGGTGATTCCGTTGGTAAAGGAAGGGCGCTTGATTGGCGTGCTGGACTTGGACAGCCCCAGGCTTGCGCGTTTCGGCACAGCGGATCAGGCGGGGTTGGAGCGCTTGGCGGCGATCTTCCTGCGCCTGACCGATTGCTGA